One Phaseolus vulgaris cultivar G19833 chromosome 2, P. vulgaris v2.0, whole genome shotgun sequence DNA window includes the following coding sequences:
- the LOC137809427 gene encoding uncharacterized protein has product MPVHGEVHNISGGFSRGGPTASQRKKYVRSVSSVAENFSDEPWESDLVFTRADLWDVVPHDNDSVIISVVTAGRKIHRVLVDQDNPVEVRGYLELRTTFTDGAASRTESIRYLVVNTNSAYNILLGRPALNRLRAVSFTHHMKMKLPDLSGKVIVIKSNQEEARRCYENSLKTKRGVVMVIEQPPTSDSRMELEPEEQDEVAIVISRHLDAFAWTAADMPGIDPDFLCHHLIIDTKVRRVRQRKRKFNEERRLVKANGKWRMCVDFTYLNKACPKDSYSLPSIDALVDNASGCEMLSFLNAFSGYNQIKMHPMDESKTTFMTETCSYCYKVIPFGLKNAGATYHRLMDKVLAPMLGRNVQTYVDDMVEASHERRQHTTDLEELFATISKYHLKLNPEKCVFVVEAGKFLGFMLTERGIEVNPDKCAAISP; this is encoded by the exons ATGCCAGTCCATGGGGAGGTGCACAACATTTCTGGTGGCTTTTCAAgaggaggacccactgcctcACAGCGTAAGAAATATGTGAGGTCAGTGAGTTCAGTTGCTGAGAATTTTTCGGATGaaccgtgggagtcagaccttgtTTTCACTAGGGCTGACCTATGGGATGTCgtcccacatgacaatgacTCCGTGATTATTTCAGTAgtcacagcgggaagaaagATACACAGGGTCCTCGTCGACCAAG ACAACCCAGTGGAGGTACGTGGCTACTTGGAGTTGAGaacaacgttcactgatggagcgGCGTCgcgtaccgagagcatccggtacttggtggtTAACACCAATTCAGCCTataacatcttgttgggcagacccGCCCTGAACAGATTAAGGGCAGTTTCCTTCACAcaccacatgaagatgaagctaccagatCTTAGTGGCAAGGTCATAGTTATCAAGTCAAACCAGGAAGAGGCCCGGAGATGTTATGAAAATAGCCTTAAGACAAAGAGAGGAGTGGTCATGGTGATCGAACAACCACCTACTTCAGATTCGCGAATGGAGTTAGAACCA GAAGAACAAGATGAGGTGGCGATAGTGATCTCACGTCACCTAGATGCATTCGCGTGGACTGCGgcggacatgccaggcatcgacccagacTTTTTGTGCCACCACCTCATTATAGACACCAAGGTTCGCCGTGTCCGACAGAGAaagaggaagttcaacgaggagaggcgcCTTGTG AAAGCaaacgggaagtggaggatgtgcgtcgatttcacatATTTGAATAAGGCATGCCCTAAGGATTCGTACTCACTGCCTAGCATCGACGCCTTAGTGGACAATGCCTCAGGCTGCGAGATGTTGAGTTTCCTGAATGCATTTTCaggttacaaccagatcaagatgcatcccatggacgagAGTAAAACgacgttcatgacggagacatgcagttactgttacaaggtgattcCATTTGGACTAAAGAACGCAGGTGCTACCTATCATAGGCTAATGGAtaaggtccttgcacccatgcttggaaggaacgtgcagacctacgtagatgacatggtggagGCTTCGCATGAAAGGAGGCAACACACAACggatctggaagagctgtttgCCACCATCTCGAAATACCACCTCAAGCTGAACCCTGAAAAATGCGTCTTCGTGGTGGAGGCAGGAAAGTTCTTGGGGTTTATGCTTActgagagggggatagaggtgaacccagacaagtgtgcagCTATctcgccatga
- the LOC137809428 gene encoding uncharacterized protein has translation MAALSRFVSAGGKKGHPYFQCLRRNSRFAWTDECESTFLKLKEYLATPPVLCKSRAGVPLRLYFAVTEWAISSVVVQEQDQVQSFTVVVMTNLPIQKVLQKPDVVGRMVRWAVEQSEFDIQYEPRGSIKGQVNADFGAELLPGGDLQEALRFVFIASNNQAEYEVLIAGMLLANEMGAQSLLAKSDSQLVTGQVTGEYQAKDPHMAAYLRPVPTGEKADEVPDRRHRVLLQVDRGKTSGTDHYAEGTTLCLEEHCVSFWGVEASDFR, from the exons ATGGCGGCCCTGTCAAGGTTCGTGTCTGCTGGAGGGAAGAAGGGTCAcccctacttccagtgcctcaggAGGAATAGCCGTTTTGCATGGACAGATGAGTGTGAATCAACATTCCTCAAATTGAAGGAATACTTGGCGACACCACCTGTGCTTTGCAAGTCACGGGCGGGCGTCCCTCTTCGATTATATTTTGCAGTAACAGAGTGGGCCATCAGCTCAGTAGTGGTTCAGGagcaagatcaagtgcagag tttcacagtggtggtgatgacgaacctccctatcCAGAAAGTGCTTCAGAAACCAGATGTAGtgggaaggatggttcgctgggcagtTGAGcagtcagagtttgacattcagtacgaaCCGAGGGGGTCCATTAAAGGGCAAGTCAATGCAGATTTCGGGGCAGAGCTCTTACCAGGAGGAGACCTTCAAGAG GCCTTACGCTTCGTGTTCATAGCAAGCAATAACCAAGCTGAGTACGAGGTGCTAATCgctggaatgctcttggccaatgAGATGGGCGCACAAAGCCttttggcaaagagtgactcacaattggtcacaggacaagtaacaggggAGTATCAGGCAAAGGATCCACATATGGCTGCATACTTGAG gcccgttcccactggcgaaaaggcagatgaagtacctgatCGTCGTCATCGAGTACTTctccaagtggatagaggcaaaaccagtggcacagatcactacgcagaaggtacaacactttgtttggaagaacattgtgtgtcgttttggggtGTCGAGGCGTCTGATTTCAGATAA